A window from Citrus sinensis cultivar Valencia sweet orange chromosome 3, DVS_A1.0, whole genome shotgun sequence encodes these proteins:
- the LOC127900721 gene encoding uncharacterized protein LOC127900721, with protein sequence MINQNFAKEDAEIIRNIPLPRTPQEDMVIWHYDKKGIYSVKSGYQLTLKIKFSESPAGSTGAPQGWQHIWRLNLPEKIKIFVWKAAKNLLPTAENLWRRKVPKEPTCHLCKAGCEDGFHALMECRVARRIWKCTHLENEVKSVIREDMLSVMIGTMNNWAKSEEKKLDPLGSVARGKAVMEVYQAQQAKERESHGNKVEGKMQIWTPPPNNKVNVNVDAAVEEDRKSAGLGVVIRNHRGQVLAAAVKSMNFQGNVAIA encoded by the exons ATGATCAATCAAAACTTTGCAAAGGAAGATGCTGAAATCATAAGGAATATCCCTTTACCGAGAACTCCTCAAGAAGATATGGTGATATGGCATTATGATAAGAAAGGTATATACTCAGTAAAGAGTGGATATCAACTAACTCTCAAAATTAAGTTCTCTGAATCTCCAGCCGGATCTACAGGAGCTCCACAGGGCTGGCAACATATTTGGAGGCTAAACTTAccagagaaaattaagatctTTGTGTGGAAAGCTGCAAAGAACCTGCTGCCAACGGCAGAAAATCTGTGGAGAAGGAAAGTGCCGAAGGAACCGACATGCCATTTATGCAAAGCGGGTTGTGAAGATGGTTTCCACGCCTTGATGGAATGCAGAGTGGCTCGGAGAATCTGGAAATGTACTCACTTGGAGAATGAGGTGAAGAGCGTCATTAGAGAAGACATGCTTAGTGTCATGATTGGGACTATGAATAATTGGGCTAAGTCTGAG gaaaaaaagttAGATCCATTAGGGTCAGTGGCTAGGGGCAAAGCAGTTATGGAAGTGTATCAGGCTCAGCAGGCTAAAGAACGGGAGAGCCATGGAAATAAAGTAGAGGGAAAGATGCAGATATGGACTCCACCACCAAACAACAAAGTGAATGTCAATGTTGATGCAGCAGTCGAAGAAGATAGGAAGAGTGCAGGCTTGGGCGTGGTCATCAGAAATCATCGAGGGCAAGTGTTAGCAGCAGCAGTAAAAAGCATGAATTTCCAGGGGAACGTAGCTATAGCATAA